A genomic region of bacterium contains the following coding sequences:
- a CDS encoding adenine phosphoribosyltransferase, whose product MAADLKKYIREVPGFPKPGINFKDVTTLLRDKKALKETVDQLYLQAKKLKIDAIAVIESRGFPFGTALAYKMGTGVILVRKPNKLPAKTIKQTYALEYGTDSLEMHTDAVKKGQKVLIVDDLLATGGTALAAAKLVERLGGQVAGLAFVVELDILKGREKLQKYKVISLVHYDDD is encoded by the coding sequence ATGGCGGCCGATCTTAAAAAGTATATCCGTGAAGTGCCGGGCTTTCCCAAGCCGGGGATCAATTTTAAGGATGTCACCACTTTGCTGCGTGATAAAAAGGCCTTGAAGGAAACGGTGGATCAGCTTTACCTGCAGGCCAAAAAACTGAAGATCGACGCCATAGCGGTGATAGAATCCCGGGGCTTTCCCTTCGGCACGGCCCTGGCCTACAAGATGGGGACCGGGGTGATCCTTGTACGCAAGCCCAACAAGCTGCCGGCCAAAACCATCAAGCAGACCTATGCCCTGGAATATGGCACCGACTCGCTGGAGATGCATACCGACGCCGTGAAAAAAGGCCAGAAGGTACTGATCGTGGACGACCTGTTGGCCACCGGGGGAACTGCGCTGGCCGCGGCAAAATTAGTGGAACGGCTGGGCGGGCAGGTGGCAGGCTTGGCGTTTGTGGTGGAGCTGGACATCCTAAAGGGCAGGGAAAAACTTCAAAAGTACAAGGTGATATCCCTGGTCCATTACGATGATGATTGA